Proteins from a single region of Streptobacillus canis:
- a CDS encoding EF-Tu C-terminal domain-related protein: SVSVELIHPIAIETGLRFSIREGGRTVASGVVAEIAE; the protein is encoded by the coding sequence TTCAGTATCAGTAGAATTAATTCACCCAATCGCGATTGAAACAGGATTAAGATTCTCAATCAGAGAAGGTGGAAGAACAGTAGCATCAGGAGTAGTTGCTGAAATAGCTGAATAA